The Kiloniellales bacterium genome includes a region encoding these proteins:
- a CDS encoding MFS transporter encodes MNRDRLHFLLLNIGHFLDHLFTLIFATVAALALHREWGIGYAALLAYATPGFFAFGVFALPAGWLADKWSRDGMMTVFFIGIGLASIVTGFAQTPLQIGVGLFVIGMFAAIYHPVGLAIVTMKWRNTGMRIAANGVWGNLGVACAALITGYLIDHGGWRQAFILPGLFSIAMGLAYLALRRESISAERAEAKSARAAAPTVMAADYRRLLLRVTVIVFLTTAVASVIFQSTTFALPKIFDERLGGLAQQLAAWVGGAESEGLSTGGLATMIGSLTFFAFAVASIAQIAVGLMLDRYGPRRIFMAVAAIQLVCFSLMPGLTDEIALVVALGFMLGAFGQIPINDYMVGKMASGAFRARVYGVRYVVAFSALAAALPLIAFVYDTWGFDTLFRILAGAALVIFCAVAILPRRLPTPASAPAPAE; translated from the coding sequence ATGAACCGCGACCGCCTGCACTTCCTGCTGCTCAACATCGGGCACTTCCTCGACCACCTCTTCACGCTGATCTTCGCGACCGTGGCCGCGCTCGCCCTGCACCGGGAGTGGGGCATCGGCTACGCGGCGCTGCTCGCCTACGCGACGCCCGGGTTCTTTGCCTTCGGCGTCTTCGCGCTGCCGGCCGGCTGGCTCGCCGACAAGTGGAGCCGCGACGGCATGATGACGGTCTTCTTCATCGGCATCGGCCTGGCCTCAATCGTCACGGGCTTCGCCCAGACTCCGCTGCAGATCGGCGTCGGGCTTTTCGTGATCGGCATGTTCGCGGCGATCTATCACCCGGTCGGGCTTGCCATCGTCACCATGAAGTGGCGCAACACCGGCATGCGGATCGCCGCCAACGGCGTCTGGGGCAACCTGGGCGTGGCCTGCGCGGCGCTGATCACCGGCTACCTGATCGACCACGGCGGCTGGCGCCAGGCCTTCATCCTGCCCGGGCTCTTCTCCATCGCCATGGGGCTCGCCTACCTGGCCCTGCGCCGGGAGTCGATCAGCGCCGAACGGGCCGAGGCCAAGTCGGCGCGCGCCGCCGCCCCGACGGTCATGGCCGCGGACTATCGGCGGCTCCTGCTGCGGGTCACGGTCATCGTCTTCCTGACCACGGCCGTCGCCTCGGTGATCTTCCAGTCGACCACCTTCGCCCTGCCGAAGATCTTCGACGAGCGGCTCGGCGGCCTGGCGCAGCAGCTCGCCGCCTGGGTCGGCGGCGCGGAAAGCGAGGGGCTTTCCACTGGCGGCCTCGCGACCATGATCGGCTCGCTCACCTTCTTCGCCTTCGCGGTCGCCTCGATCGCCCAGATCGCGGTCGGCCTCATGCTCGACCGCTACGGGCCGCGGCGCATCTTCATGGCGGTGGCGGCGATCCAGCTGGTCTGCTTCTCGCTCATGCCGGGCCTAACCGACGAGATCGCGCTGGTGGTCGCCCTCGGCTTCATGCTGGGCGCCTTCGGCCAGATCCCGATCAACGACTACATGGTCGGCAAGATGGCGAGCGGCGCGTTCCGCGCCAGGGTCTACGGCGTGCGCTATGTGGTCGCCTTCTCGGCGCTGGCCGCCGCCCTGCCGCTGATCGCCTTCGTCTACGACACCTGGGGCTTCGACACGCTGTTCCGCATCCTGGCCGGCGCCGCCCTGGTGATCTTCTGCGCGGTCGCGATCCTGCCACGCCGCCTGCCGACCCCGGCGTCCGCGCCGGCGCCCGCGGAATGA
- a CDS encoding Smr/MutS family protein: PIEGRLDLHGMTQEEARAAVSGFIAAGVAAGRRCVLVITGKGSGRDGGVLRQGLPGWLNEPANRTRLIAFAPAQPQHGGHGAMYLLLKRPRDRP, from the coding sequence CCGATCGAGGGCCGCCTCGACCTGCACGGCATGACCCAGGAAGAGGCGCGTGCGGCCGTCTCGGGTTTCATCGCAGCCGGCGTCGCCGCCGGCCGGCGCTGCGTCCTGGTCATCACCGGCAAGGGCAGCGGCCGCGACGGCGGGGTCCTGCGCCAGGGATTGCCGGGCTGGCTCAACGAGCCGGCCAACCGGACGCGCCTGATCGCCTTCGCGCCGGCGCAGCCGCAGCACGGCGGCCACGGCGCCATGTACCTCTTGCTCAAGCGGCCGCGCGACCGGCCATGA
- the hslV gene encoding ATP-dependent protease subunit HslV has translation MSDDQRQWHGTTILSVRKGGQVVVAGDGQVSLGQTVIKSNARKVRRLGKGDVIAGFAGATADALTLFERLEAKLETHPGQLTRACVELAKDWRTDRYLRRLEAMMAVADKNASLVLTGTGDVLEPEDGLIGIGSGGSYALAAARALLDVDGHDAEAIARKSMSIAAGICIYTNESLIVESLSAE, from the coding sequence ATGTCCGACGATCAGCGACAGTGGCACGGCACGACGATCCTCTCGGTGCGCAAGGGCGGCCAGGTAGTCGTGGCCGGCGACGGCCAGGTCAGCCTGGGCCAGACCGTTATCAAGTCGAACGCGCGCAAGGTGCGGCGCTTGGGCAAGGGCGACGTGATCGCCGGTTTCGCCGGGGCGACGGCCGACGCGCTGACTCTTTTCGAGCGCCTCGAGGCCAAGCTGGAGACCCACCCGGGCCAGCTGACCCGGGCCTGCGTCGAGCTGGCCAAGGACTGGCGCACCGACCGCTATCTCAGGCGCCTGGAGGCCATGATGGCGGTCGCCGACAAGAACGCCTCCTTGGTGCTGACCGGAACCGGCGACGTCCTCGAGCCCGAGGACGGCCTGATCGGAATCGGTTCGGGCGGTTCCTACGCGCTCGCCGCGGCGCGGGCGCTGCTCGACGTCGACGGCCACGACGCCGAGGCGATCGCCCGCAAATCCATGTCCATCGCAGCCGGGATCTGCATTTACACCAATGAATCTCTCATCGTCGAAAGCCTCTCTGCCGAGTAA
- the hslU gene encoding ATP-dependent protease ATPase subunit HslU — MNLSSSKASLPSKQKKPHDGFAGAFSPREIVSELDRFIIGQNDAKRAVAQALRNRWRRQQLPEDLREEVLPKNILMIGPTGVGKTEIARRLARLAQAPFIKVEATKFTEVGYVGRDVEQIVRDLVEVSITMTRERLRKDVRARAELAAEERLVDSLVGENAREETRVAFRRRLRNGELDDKEVEIEVADAGGLQLPTMDIPGMPGASMGMINLNDMLGKAFGGRTKKRRMPVSEAIQLLTQEESDKLLDQETVTEEAIHTVEQNGIVFLDEIDKITARSDRMGADVSREGVQRDLLPLIEGTTVATKHGAVKTDFILFIASGAFHLAKPSDLLPELQGRLPIRVELNALSRDDFKRILTEPENSLIRQYRALMGTEDVTLEFTDEAIDALADLAEEINQNVENIGARRLHTVMEKLLDEISFTATDRSGETVTIDADMVRERVGALAKDSDLSKFIL; from the coding sequence ATGAATCTCTCATCGTCGAAAGCCTCTCTGCCGAGTAAGCAGAAAAAGCCGCATGACGGCTTCGCCGGCGCCTTCAGCCCGCGCGAGATCGTCTCCGAGCTGGACCGATTCATCATCGGCCAGAACGACGCCAAGCGCGCCGTCGCCCAGGCCCTGCGCAACCGCTGGCGCCGCCAGCAGCTGCCCGAGGACCTGCGCGAGGAGGTTCTGCCCAAGAACATCCTGATGATCGGGCCGACCGGCGTCGGCAAGACCGAGATCGCGCGGCGCCTCGCCCGTCTGGCCCAGGCGCCCTTCATCAAGGTCGAGGCGACCAAGTTCACCGAGGTCGGCTACGTCGGCCGCGACGTCGAGCAGATCGTGCGCGACTTGGTCGAGGTCTCGATCACCATGACCCGCGAGCGCCTGCGCAAGGACGTGCGGGCGCGGGCCGAGCTGGCCGCAGAGGAACGGCTGGTCGACTCCCTGGTCGGCGAGAACGCCCGGGAGGAAACCCGGGTCGCGTTCCGCCGCCGACTGCGCAACGGCGAGCTGGACGACAAGGAGGTCGAGATCGAGGTCGCCGACGCCGGCGGGCTGCAGCTGCCGACCATGGACATCCCGGGCATGCCCGGCGCCTCCATGGGCATGATCAATCTGAACGACATGCTGGGCAAAGCCTTCGGCGGACGCACCAAGAAGCGCCGCATGCCGGTCTCCGAGGCGATCCAGCTGCTGACCCAGGAGGAGAGCGACAAGCTGCTCGACCAGGAAACCGTGACCGAGGAGGCGATCCACACGGTCGAGCAGAACGGCATCGTCTTTCTCGACGAGATCGACAAGATCACCGCGCGCTCCGATCGCATGGGCGCGGACGTCAGCCGGGAAGGCGTCCAGCGCGACCTGCTGCCGCTGATCGAGGGCACGACGGTGGCGACGAAGCACGGCGCGGTGAAGACCGACTTCATCCTGTTCATCGCTTCGGGCGCGTTCCACCTGGCCAAGCCGTCCGACCTGCTGCCCGAACTGCAGGGGCGCCTGCCGATTCGGGTCGAGCTGAACGCCCTGTCGCGCGACGACTTCAAGCGCATACTGACCGAGCCGGAGAACAGCCTCATCCGCCAGTACAGGGCGCTTATGGGCACCGAAGACGTGACCCTGGAGTTCACCGACGAGGCGATCGACGCCCTGGCCGACCTCGCCGAGGAGATCAACCAGAACGTCGAAAACATCGGCGCCCGACGCCTGCACACGGTGATGGAGAAGCTGCTCGACGAGATCTCCTTTACCGCCACCGACCGCAGCGGCGAGACCGTGACGATCGACGCAGACATGGTGCGCGAGCGGGTCGGCGCCCTGGCCAAGGACAGCGACCTCTCGAAGTTCATTCTGTAA
- a CDS encoding helix-turn-helix domain-containing protein, whose product MTPFGRRLRELREARGLSAKDMAAGLGVSPAYLSALEHGRRGRPNRRFVHGVCQFFGIIWDEAEQLQRLADISHPRVVVDTAGLSPAKTELANRLAETIAELPDERVDQILALLEVETPSPSSD is encoded by the coding sequence ATGACCCCCTTCGGACGGCGCCTGCGGGAGCTGCGCGAGGCCCGCGGCCTCAGCGCCAAGGACATGGCCGCCGGCCTCGGCGTCTCGCCGGCCTACCTCTCGGCCCTGGAGCACGGCCGGCGCGGGCGGCCGAACCGGCGCTTCGTGCACGGGGTGTGCCAGTTTTTCGGCATTATCTGGGACGAAGCGGAGCAGTTGCAGCGCCTGGCCGACATCTCCCACCCGCGCGTCGTGGTCGACACCGCCGGCCTCTCGCCGGCCAAGACCGAGCTCGCCAACCGCCTCGCCGAAACCATCGCGGAACTGCCAGACGAGCGGGTGGATCAGATCCTGGCGCTGCTGGAAGTGGAAACCCCCTCACCCAGCTCCGACTAA
- a CDS encoding NADH:flavin oxidoreductase/NADH oxidase, translating into MPSILFSPITLRSLELANRIVVAPMCQYSATDGTVGDWHIMHLGQFAVSGPGLVFVEATGVEAIGRITPGCVGLYSDENEAALARVVRFFRDYGNARIGIQLAHAGRKASTAAPWQGGKPLDAGNGAWQTEGPSATPYGPGWHTPKAIDEAGLARIKNAFVAATERALRLDFDVIEIHSAHGYLLHQFLSPLSNRRNDAYGGPLESRLRFPLEVFEAVRAVWPEERPLGVRFSATDWIEGGWDVESAVAYTKALLERGCDFVDVSSGGLAPEQQIVSAPGYQTGFAGEIRRETGATVMAVGRITEPHQAETILTSGQADMIALARGMLFDPRWPWHAAEALRGQAAFPPQYQRSHPSLAGEPIPGNPPPAKR; encoded by the coding sequence ATGCCCTCGATCCTCTTCTCGCCAATCACGCTCCGCTCGCTCGAGCTGGCCAACCGCATCGTCGTCGCGCCCATGTGCCAGTACTCGGCGACCGACGGCACGGTTGGCGACTGGCACATCATGCACCTGGGCCAGTTCGCGGTCTCGGGCCCGGGTCTGGTCTTCGTCGAGGCCACGGGGGTCGAGGCGATCGGCCGCATCACCCCGGGCTGTGTCGGGCTCTATTCCGACGAGAACGAGGCGGCGCTGGCCCGGGTCGTGCGCTTTTTCCGCGACTACGGCAACGCCAGGATCGGCATCCAGCTGGCTCACGCCGGGCGAAAGGCCTCGACCGCCGCGCCCTGGCAGGGCGGCAAGCCGCTCGACGCCGGGAACGGCGCCTGGCAGACCGAGGGTCCCTCGGCGACGCCCTACGGCCCCGGCTGGCACACACCCAAGGCGATAGACGAGGCCGGGCTGGCGCGGATCAAGAACGCCTTCGTGGCCGCCACGGAGCGGGCGCTCCGCCTCGACTTCGACGTCATCGAGATCCACAGCGCCCACGGCTACCTTCTGCACCAGTTCCTCTCGCCGCTCAGCAACCGGCGCAACGACGCCTACGGCGGCCCGCTGGAGAGCCGCCTGCGCTTTCCGCTCGAGGTCTTCGAGGCGGTTCGCGCCGTCTGGCCCGAGGAACGGCCGCTCGGCGTCCGCTTCTCGGCGACCGACTGGATCGAGGGCGGCTGGGACGTCGAGAGCGCCGTCGCCTACACCAAGGCGCTGCTCGAGCGGGGCTGCGACTTCGTCGACGTCTCCAGCGGCGGTCTGGCGCCCGAGCAGCAGATCGTCTCGGCGCCCGGCTACCAGACCGGCTTCGCCGGCGAAATCCGGCGCGAGACCGGGGCGACCGTCATGGCGGTCGGCCGGATCACCGAGCCGCACCAGGCCGAGACCATCCTGACCAGCGGCCAGGCCGACATGATCGCGCTGGCCCGGGGCATGCTGTTCGATCCCCGCTGGCCCTGGCACGCCGCCGAGGCGCTGCGCGGCCAGGCCGCGTTCCCGCCCCAGTACCAGCGCTCCCACCCCTCGCTCGCCGGCGAACCGATCCCCGGCAACCCGCCCCCGGCGAAGCGCTGA